The Streptomyces sp. NBC_00569 genomic sequence CTCGAGCACCCGCTCCGCGTACTCCGGCAGCTCTGCCGCCGTACCGCTCTCCTCGCTCATCCGGCCCATCCTGCCGCACCCCACCGACACTGTGACCGCCTGATCACGGGGCGTGGAAAGGCGTATGAAGAGGCACGAATCCGTGGTTGCGGGATACTTTGCTCCCCCGCATCGCACCCTGATGCCCCCCTGTGTCAGTGGGACGTGCCACCATCGTGCGGGCGGTGACCGGTGATACGAGATCAAGAAGAATCGACGGAGCGGCAGGGCGTGCATCCCGATAAGGCGGAGGGCACCTCTGGGGCTTCGGCGCGCCCGGACAGCGACGAGGCCGACCACTCCCCCGTGACCGAACGCCTCGGCCGACCGGCCGAGGCGCCCGCGGGAGACGTATCCGAGAAGACCATGAAGGCCGCGGAGGCCACTCCCGAGAAGACCGCGGGAGCCGGGCCCGAGCGGGCCGAGGTCCCTCTCGTCGACCCGGAGTGCATCGACGCCGAGGCGCACTCCGAGCGGGTGGAGGGCGACGAACCGCTCCTCCCCGCGCGCGTGCACCGCCCCTCCGACCTGATGCGTCTGCTGGTGGGCGTTCTCGCGATCGCCGTACTCCTGTCGATCGCCGCCTTCGCCCACGGCACGACGTCGGGTCTTCAGCAGGACATCAGCAAGGGCACCGGCGCCGCTCCCGACCTCATGATCAAGTTCGCGGGGCTCGCGTCGAGCATCGCGATCCTCCTCGTCCCGGTCGCCTTCGCGATCGAGCGGCTGATCAAACGCGACGGGCTGCGGATCGCCGACGGTGTTCTCGCGGCCGTCCTCGCGCACGGGGTGACGCTCGCGACGGACCTGTGGGTCGCCCAGGGCGCCCCGGGGTCGATCCAGGACGCCCTCACCCGCCCGTCGCCGGGCGACATCCATGCGCTGACCGATCCGGTGCACGGCTATCTGGCGCCCGTCATCGCCTACATGACGGCCGTCGGGATGTCCCGCAGACCACGCTGGCGCGTGGTGCTGTGGGTGGTGCTGCTGCTCGACGCGTTCGCGATGCTGGTCACCGGCTACACGACACCGTTCTCGATCATCCTGACGGTCCTCATCGGCTGGACCGTCGCCTACGGCACGCTCTACGCGGTCGGTTCACCGAACGTGCGGCCCACTGGCCAGACGCTCCTCGCGGGCCTGCGGCACGTCGGCTTCCACCCGGTGAGCGCGGCCCGCGAAGAGGCCCACGAGGGTGCCTCGGAGAACGGCGACAGAGGGCGGCGCTACTTCGTCACCCTGGAGGACGGTCCCCCACTCGACGTCACCATCGTCGACCGAGAACAGCAGGCGCAGGGCTTCTTCTACCGCGTGTGGCGCCGGCTGACGCTGCGCGGGATCACCACGGGCCGCAGTCTCCAGTCCCTGCGCCAGGCGCTGGAGCAGGAGGCGCTCCTCGCGTACGCGGCGATCGCGGCCGGGGCCAACGCACCGAAGCTGATCGCGACGTCCGAGCTCGGACCCGACGCGGTGATGCTCGTGTACGAGCACACGGGCGGCCGTTCGCTGGACTCGGTGCCGGACGAGGAGATCACCGACGGGCTGCTGCGCGACACCTGGCACCAGGTGCAGGCGCTCCAGTCGCGGCGTATCGCCCATCGGCGGCTCACCAGCGACGCGATTCTGGTGGATCGTTCCGGCACGGTGATCCTGACGGATCTGCGCGGCGGCGAGATCGCGTCCGGCGATCTGATCCTGCGCATGGACATCGCGCAGCTCCTGGCCACGCTGGGCCTTCGTGTGGGCGCCGAGCGGGCGGTGGCGTCCGCCGTCGGAGTGCTCGGCCCCGACGCGATCGCCGACTGCCTGCCACTGCTCCAGCCCATCGCCCTGAGCCGTACGACGCGCTCGACACTGCGCAAGCTCGGCAGGGAGCGTTCCGAACGCGAGCGCGAGGCCGTGCTCGAGGCGTCGCGCAGGGCGAAGCAGGCCCGCCTGGACGAGGCCTCCCTCGCCGAGCCCTCCCCCGCCGAGGAATCGACGCCTACGGAGGGGGCCACCGAGAAAACGCCCTCCCCGAAGACGGTCGCCGAGCGGATCACGCCCCCGTCGGCCAAAACCTCCGCGAAGGTCGAACGGCAGACCGAGAAAGCCGAGCGGCAAGCGGAGAAGGCCGAGCGACAGGCCGAGAAGAAGGCCATCGACGAGGCCCTGGACGAAGCGCGCGAGGAGGATCTCCTCACCCAGATCCGCCACCAGGTGCTCCGCATCCGGCCGCAGGCACCCGTCGAGCCGGCCCGCCTGGAGCGCGTCAAACCGCGCACCCTCGTGAGCTTCATCGCGGGCGCCATCGGCGCGTACTTCCTGCTGTCGCAGCTCACCCACATCGAGTTCGGCACGCTGTTCGACCAGGCCGAGTGGGGCTGGGTCGCCGCCGCCGTCCTGTTCTCGGCGCTGAGCTACTTCGCCGCCGCGATGAGTCTGCTCGGTTTCGTGCCGGAGCGGGTGCCGTTCCTGCGGACGGTCGCTGCCCAGGTCGCCGGTTCGTTCGTGAAGATCGTGGCTCCTGCCGCCGTCGGCGGTGTGGCGCTGAACACCCGCTTCCTGCAACGCGCGGGCGTGCGCCCAGGGCTCGCGGTGGCCAGCGTCGGCGCCTCCCAGCTCTTCGGCCTGGGCGCCCACATCATGATGCTGCTGACCTTCGGCTATCTGACCGGAACGGAGAAGACCCCGTCCCTGTCGCCGTCCCGGACGGTCATCGCGGGCCTGCTGACCGTCGCGGTCCTCGTGCTCGTGGTCACGTCGATCCCGTTCCTGCGGAAGTTCGTCGTCACGCGCGTACGGTCCCTGTTCGCCGGCGTCGTGCCGCGCATGCTGGACGTGCTCCAGCGGCCGCAGAAGCTGATCACCGGCATCGGCGGCATGCTCCTCCTGACGGCCTGCTTCGTGATGTGCCTGGACGCGTCGATCCGCGCCTTCGGGGACGAGTCGACGACGCTCAGCCTGGCCAGCGTC encodes the following:
- a CDS encoding lysylphosphatidylglycerol synthase domain-containing protein, encoding MIRDQEESTERQGVHPDKAEGTSGASARPDSDEADHSPVTERLGRPAEAPAGDVSEKTMKAAEATPEKTAGAGPERAEVPLVDPECIDAEAHSERVEGDEPLLPARVHRPSDLMRLLVGVLAIAVLLSIAAFAHGTTSGLQQDISKGTGAAPDLMIKFAGLASSIAILLVPVAFAIERLIKRDGLRIADGVLAAVLAHGVTLATDLWVAQGAPGSIQDALTRPSPGDIHALTDPVHGYLAPVIAYMTAVGMSRRPRWRVVLWVVLLLDAFAMLVTGYTTPFSIILTVLIGWTVAYGTLYAVGSPNVRPTGQTLLAGLRHVGFHPVSAAREEAHEGASENGDRGRRYFVTLEDGPPLDVTIVDREQQAQGFFYRVWRRLTLRGITTGRSLQSLRQALEQEALLAYAAIAAGANAPKLIATSELGPDAVMLVYEHTGGRSLDSVPDEEITDGLLRDTWHQVQALQSRRIAHRRLTSDAILVDRSGTVILTDLRGGEIASGDLILRMDIAQLLATLGLRVGAERAVASAVGVLGPDAIADCLPLLQPIALSRTTRSTLRKLGRERSEREREAVLEASRRAKQARLDEASLAEPSPAEESTPTEGATEKTPSPKTVAERITPPSAKTSAKVERQTEKAERQAEKAERQAEKKAIDEALDEAREEDLLTQIRHQVLRIRPQAPVEPARLERVKPRTLVSFIAGAIGAYFLLSQLTHIEFGTLFDQAEWGWVAAAVLFSALSYFAAAMSLLGFVPERVPFLRTVAAQVAGSFVKIVAPAAVGGVALNTRFLQRAGVRPGLAVASVGASQLFGLGAHIMMLLTFGYLTGTEKTPSLSPSRTVIAGLLTVAVLVLVVTSIPFLRKFVVTRVRSLFAGVVPRMLDVLQRPQKLITGIGGMLLLTACFVMCLDASIRAFGDESTTLSLASVAVVFLAGNALGSAAPTPGGVGAVEATLTVGLIAVGLPKEVAAPAVLLYRLLTLWVPVLPGWLFFNHLSRRGSL